A genomic window from Candidatus Cloacimonadota bacterium includes:
- a CDS encoding ABC transporter permease, producing MNPALTIAKKEYSLSLRSFGTYIIFGVFLLASGIWFALTALKLQVADLRDIFSKMHSFFLFFIPALTMGSIARERASGTLELISTLPIKLSHIVWGKFLSVWLQVATVLAFTLVFPILVVIFGVGMDLGAVFTGYLGLLCAAAAFAGIGIFASSLTDNQVIGFVIALAISGLMFLLGRLGDLIPLRLFAAIEYLGFDYHLNSFMKGVIDTRDLLWFAVVTFIFVLLAQLRLQSENLRQER from the coding sequence ATGAACCCCGCCCTCACCATCGCAAAAAAAGAGTATTCGCTTTCCCTGCGCAGCTTTGGAACCTACATCATTTTTGGGGTTTTCCTCCTGGCATCTGGCATCTGGTTCGCGCTGACGGCGCTGAAGCTGCAAGTTGCCGACCTGCGGGACATCTTTTCCAAAATGCACTCCTTCTTCCTGTTTTTCATCCCCGCCCTCACCATGGGCAGCATCGCCCGTGAACGCGCCAGCGGCACTTTGGAGCTGATTTCCACCCTGCCTATCAAGCTCAGCCACATCGTTTGGGGAAAGTTCCTCTCGGTCTGGCTGCAGGTGGCAACGGTTCTGGCTTTCACCCTGGTTTTCCCAATCTTGGTCGTCATTTTTGGTGTGGGCATGGATTTGGGCGCGGTTTTCACCGGTTATCTGGGTCTGCTTTGCGCCGCCGCGGCATTTGCGGGCATCGGCATCTTTGCCAGCAGCCTCACAGACAACCAGGTGATTGGCTTCGTGATTGCCCTCGCCATTTCGGGTCTCATGTTCCTTTTGGGACGCTTGGGAGACCTGATTCCGCTCAGGCTTTTCGCCGCGATTGAATATCTGGGATTTGATTATCATCTCAACAGCTTCATGAAGGGCGTAATCGACACCCGCGACCTGCTGTGGTTCGCCGTGGTCACTTTCATCTTCGTTTTGTTGGCACAACTGAGGCTGCAGAGCGAAAACTTGAGACAGGAGAGGTAA